Within the Deinococcus cellulosilyticus NBRC 106333 = KACC 11606 genome, the region ATCCTTCCTGCGCAGGGCCATTTCCAGAACAGCAAGGTCCGTGGCGTGGTCATGGGTCATGATCAGGAGCAGGGCACCCACTGGCAGGTCTGAAGCCGTGGCTTCTGGAATTGGAGCGTGATGCACCTGAACCCTGGCTCTTGTATGGCTCAACGCTGGCAGGTGGTTTTCCCTGCTGTCAAACAGGTGAAGTTCGATGGGAAGCCTCCCCAGGTGAAAAGCCACCGCCTGTCCGATGTGCCCCAGACCATAAATGGCCACCGTCTGTCTGTGAAAACGGATCACCTCGTAAAGCAGGGTCACTTCCCCTCCGCAGCACTGGACCGTGTGGGCAGGGGTTTCTTTCTGGGTGAGCCTGAGCATTTCCGAGACAGGCTCATCGGTGTTGCCCTGCAAAAGCATCCTGGCTTTCTCGGTGGCATGGTGTTCCATGAAGCCACCCCCCAGCGTGTGAAAGGTCTGGTCTTTTGTCACCAGCATTTTCACGCCTGCTTTCTGGGGGGCATGGCCCCTGACGTGCATCAGGGTCACCATGACCGCATCTTCTCCAGCTTCGGAAAGCCTGTGCAGGGTTTCGGTCCACTCAGCCCAGAACATGTGCCTTTTTGATCTTT harbors:
- the xdhC gene encoding xanthine dehydrogenase accessory protein XdhC; translation: MFWAEWTETLHRLSEAGEDAVMVTLMHVRGHAPQKAGVKMLVTKDQTFHTLGGGFMEHHATEKARMLLQGNTDEPVSEMLRLTQKETPAHTVQCCGGEVTLLYEVIRFHRQTVAIYGLGHIGQAVAFHLGRLPIELHLFDSRENHLPALSHTRARVQVHHAPIPEATASDLPVGALLLIMTHDHATDLAVLEMALRRKDFAFIGVIGSKVKRQNFRQHLLREGFEAADLERITSPVGLPGIPSKDPEVIALGVSAQILQVLQNKASDPGTGR